One window from the genome of Pedobacter schmidteae encodes:
- a CDS encoding carboxypeptidase-like regulatory domain-containing protein, whose translation MKKNLLIFALLLQFIALGAFAQQTITGKVIDSLTRETLPGAVVALKGAGVTTSTSSNGSFSIKKQDGANVLVISYIGYNRKEVVIPAGKTDLGFITLTSSSNTMDEVMIVANSIAIDRKTPVALSVVNSERIAEKGGQQEFPELLKSVPGIYATKGTGGGFGDSRINMRGFQSANIAVMINGIPVNDMEDGRVFWSNWAGLNDVTSSIQVQRGLGASKVAVPSLGGTVNIQTRTTDVKKGGFIYQGLGSYGFNKTTFSYSTGLTDKGWAFSAMGSRNVGDGYVNGLAYEAYSYFFNVSKIINANHTLSLTGFGAPQYHASRFERFNLAYYKEAPQGNKFNPNYGILDGKEKTISGNYYHKPQVSLNHSWIIDETSSLSTALYGSMGRGGNEFPNDAGLFLRTRTGNKYTPVDIDALIDLNTAAPDGKAQAYLQSYRNDHTWGGLMSTYKKKLNDKIDLLGGIDLREYKGVHYNSVRNLLGAEYVLETYSSTPTTSRGAGNINNPINMARTGDKIGFYYDGLVGWQGAFVQGEYSNGDLSAFVSLSGSNTSYQRVDHFKYLDSDPARKSVKVNYFGYQTKGGANYNIDQHHNVFANVGYFEKAPIFEAVFAGYQNKKNADAVSEKIFSYELGYGYRSTKFSGNVNLYRTTWKDRSTVNAYYDPQSQQFYTANLSGVDALHQGVEVDFKYSPVKSLTINGMLSVGDWKWDSNVPKAVITDVNGNALTGGSIGPLYTKGIKVGDQPQTTLALGFNLDVTEDFRIGADYNYFGRYYSSFVPTIMTSPNLVPWQVPSYSLVDVNAVFKFKFAGVRSSMFANVNNLLGTEYISDSNAQFDKNNISDANNANVYYGAGRTWTVGLKVNF comes from the coding sequence ATGAAGAAAAATCTACTTATTTTCGCTTTACTCCTACAATTTATTGCTCTTGGTGCCTTTGCACAGCAAACAATAACAGGTAAAGTGATCGATTCCCTAACCAGGGAAACCTTACCGGGGGCAGTAGTAGCCCTAAAAGGTGCTGGTGTTACCACATCAACCTCTTCTAATGGAAGTTTCTCGATCAAAAAACAAGACGGAGCCAATGTATTGGTTATTTCTTATATCGGTTACAACCGCAAAGAAGTAGTCATTCCGGCAGGCAAAACTGACTTAGGCTTTATCACCTTGACCTCAAGTTCAAATACCATGGACGAGGTAATGATTGTGGCCAACAGTATCGCTATTGACCGTAAAACACCGGTGGCCCTTTCTGTGGTTAACTCAGAGAGGATAGCCGAAAAAGGTGGTCAGCAGGAATTCCCAGAATTGCTTAAATCTGTACCTGGTATATATGCCACTAAAGGTACAGGTGGTGGTTTTGGTGACTCAAGAATTAACATGAGGGGGTTCCAGAGTGCCAATATTGCGGTGATGATCAACGGTATTCCTGTAAATGATATGGAAGATGGCCGTGTATTCTGGTCTAACTGGGCCGGATTGAACGATGTAACCAGCTCTATCCAGGTGCAAAGAGGTTTGGGTGCTTCTAAAGTAGCCGTACCTTCACTGGGTGGTACAGTTAACATTCAAACCCGGACTACGGACGTTAAAAAAGGTGGATTTATCTATCAGGGTTTAGGTAGTTACGGTTTCAACAAAACTACGTTTTCTTATTCAACAGGTTTAACAGATAAAGGCTGGGCATTTTCTGCTATGGGTTCGCGAAATGTGGGCGATGGTTATGTAAACGGCCTGGCATACGAAGCATATAGCTATTTCTTTAACGTTTCTAAAATTATTAATGCTAACCATACCTTATCATTAACTGGTTTTGGTGCTCCACAGTATCATGCGTCAAGATTTGAGCGTTTTAACCTGGCTTACTATAAGGAAGCACCTCAGGGTAACAAATTCAATCCTAACTATGGTATCCTTGATGGAAAAGAAAAAACCATCAGTGGTAACTATTACCACAAACCACAGGTTTCCTTAAACCACAGCTGGATTATTGATGAAACCTCTTCCTTATCTACCGCACTTTACGGATCGATGGGTAGAGGAGGAAATGAATTCCCTAATGATGCTGGTTTGTTTTTAAGAACCAGAACAGGGAACAAATATACACCGGTTGATATTGATGCTCTTATCGATTTAAATACTGCAGCTCCGGATGGTAAAGCGCAAGCCTACCTTCAGTCGTACAGAAACGACCATACATGGGGTGGTTTGATGAGTACCTACAAGAAAAAACTGAACGATAAAATTGACTTATTGGGCGGGATTGACTTAAGAGAGTACAAAGGTGTGCACTACAATTCGGTAAGAAATTTATTGGGTGCCGAATATGTTCTGGAGACCTACAGTTCAACACCTACTACCAGCAGAGGTGCCGGTAATATCAATAATCCAATTAATATGGCCAGAACCGGAGATAAAATAGGATTTTACTATGATGGTCTGGTAGGCTGGCAAGGTGCTTTTGTTCAAGGTGAGTACAGTAATGGCGACCTTTCAGCATTCGTATCTTTATCTGGCTCTAATACTTCTTATCAGCGTGTAGATCATTTCAAATATTTAGATTCCGACCCAGCACGTAAGAGTGTAAAAGTGAATTATTTTGGTTATCAGACCAAAGGAGGTGCAAACTATAACATTGATCAGCATCATAACGTATTTGCCAATGTTGGTTATTTTGAGAAAGCGCCGATTTTTGAAGCAGTTTTTGCAGGTTATCAGAATAAAAAGAACGCGGATGCTGTTAGTGAAAAGATTTTCAGTTACGAATTGGGCTACGGTTACCGGAGTACTAAATTTTCGGGTAACGTTAACCTGTACCGTACCACCTGGAAAGACAGATCTACTGTTAATGCATATTATGATCCTCAATCTCAACAGTTTTATACCGCAAACTTATCTGGTGTAGATGCATTGCACCAGGGTGTGGAAGTTGATTTTAAATATTCGCCGGTTAAATCTCTAACCATTAACGGTATGCTTTCTGTTGGCGACTGGAAATGGGATAGCAATGTTCCAAAAGCGGTGATTACAGATGTTAATGGTAATGCTTTAACAGGTGGTTCAATCGGTCCGCTTTATACAAAAGGTATTAAGGTTGGCGATCAACCGCAAACTACCTTAGCGTTAGGTTTCAATTTAGATGTGACGGAAGATTTCAGAATTGGTGCTGATTACAACTATTTTGGTCGCTATTACTCTTCGTTTGTCCCTACTATCATGACCTCGCCGAATTTAGTGCCATGGCAAGTGCCTAGTTATTCACTGGTGGATGTAAATGCGGTGTTCAAATTCAAATTTGCGGGTGTCAGATCCTCAATGTTTGCCAATGTAAACAACTTGTTGGGGACTGAATATATCTCAGATTCAAATGCGCAGTTTGATAAAAATAACATCAGTGATGCGAATAACGCGAATGTGTATTACGGCGCTGGCAGAACATGGACTGTTGGTTTAAAAGTAAATTTCTAA
- a CDS encoding Rpn family recombination-promoting nuclease/putative transposase, with product MKHIAVKMGYIDGSLERGEDFPGQIVCEPGAEYNSGRLYVDPFNDWSFKRIFASEAHKEVILAFLNEVLKGKRRIKTIIYGKNDHPGEIKEDRGSVFDFTCTDFDGTQFFVEVQRQRQKYFKERSLFYASRLISDLAPKGKRNWPYNLKEVYSISLLERFCLGGTDADSYMHNVCLCDTKTGKPFYHKLHFIYIEMVKFTKKQAELTSALDQWLYALKNAREMQQEPLFLNAPELATFFDLANYANLTPIERDMYRTAQQRQWDYDNAIDYAREEGIEQGHERGLVKGQYSKAMEIASEMRKKGFAIKVIAEITKLSVEEITAMKYAD from the coding sequence ATGAAGCATATTGCTGTTAAAATGGGTTATATAGATGGCTCGCTAGAGCGGGGAGAGGACTTTCCGGGTCAGATTGTTTGTGAGCCAGGGGCAGAGTATAATTCTGGTAGACTTTATGTTGATCCTTTTAATGATTGGTCTTTTAAGCGAATTTTTGCATCAGAAGCGCATAAGGAAGTCATATTGGCTTTTCTGAATGAGGTTTTAAAAGGTAAAAGACGGATAAAGACCATTATCTACGGTAAGAATGATCATCCCGGCGAAATTAAAGAAGACAGGGGCAGTGTGTTTGATTTTACCTGTACCGATTTTGATGGTACCCAGTTTTTTGTAGAAGTACAAAGACAGCGGCAAAAGTATTTTAAGGAACGTTCTCTGTTTTATGCCAGCAGGTTGATCAGCGATCTTGCGCCAAAAGGTAAAAGGAATTGGCCATACAATTTAAAAGAAGTCTATTCAATTTCGCTGTTAGAGCGTTTCTGTTTGGGAGGTACTGATGCGGATAGTTATATGCATAATGTTTGCTTGTGTGATACCAAAACAGGAAAACCTTTTTATCATAAACTGCATTTCATTTATATTGAAATGGTCAAATTCACCAAAAAGCAAGCGGAGCTTACATCGGCATTAGACCAGTGGCTTTATGCTTTGAAAAATGCCAGGGAGATGCAACAGGAACCATTGTTTTTAAATGCACCGGAATTAGCCACATTTTTTGATTTGGCCAATTATGCTAATTTAACACCTATAGAACGAGATATGTACAGAACAGCACAACAAAGACAATGGGATTATGACAATGCTATCGATTATGCAAGAGAAGAGGGCATTGAACAAGGTCATGAAAGAGGACTTGTAAAAGGCCAGTATAGTAAAGCAATGGAGATAGCTTCAGAAATGAGAAAAAAAGGTTTTGCAATTAAAGTTATTGCTGAAATCACTAAACTCTCGGTAGAAGAAATCACCGCTATGAAATATGCTGATTAA
- a CDS encoding HEPN domain-containing protein — protein sequence MMTNNQSVFPVTESHQTNNDLQLQQGLLWEFYKTWVSTQTELDGVAQGAEMFGLYQRLSSLLNAGLNPDKHNFLNEKTILKFAERHFTSVINFITDVVAPEKIFCLNHWVDAEGKDHADLLLVIPDKSSKIFDEIEKVIDFACLKHHHLSCSLFKASFFQQMIYEGHIYFSLACNKDELIYDNGASALPALKQEGHQKRVVQTKTEFYAGLEKARSFYSAAENCRSGSLTMGAFMLHQAAELCLRALTKSLTGQDKTTHSIRALLKFSLRITTRLTTLMNCGEAEDERLMGVLEAAYLGYRYTEKYTVSEGDLNVFFERVKVLHRHTEEAFLDWLAKYEELISHT from the coding sequence ATGATGACTAATAACCAAAGTGTTTTTCCGGTAACCGAATCCCATCAAACAAATAACGATCTTCAACTACAGCAGGGCTTGTTGTGGGAATTTTACAAAACCTGGGTAAGCACCCAGACCGAATTAGACGGTGTAGCGCAAGGGGCCGAGATGTTTGGGCTTTATCAACGGTTAAGTTCTTTGTTAAACGCAGGACTAAACCCTGACAAACATAATTTCCTGAATGAAAAAACAATATTAAAATTCGCGGAAAGACATTTTACATCGGTAATCAATTTCATTACAGATGTAGTAGCACCAGAAAAAATCTTCTGCTTAAACCATTGGGTGGACGCGGAGGGAAAAGACCATGCCGACCTGTTGTTGGTCATCCCCGACAAATCATCTAAAATATTTGACGAAATTGAAAAAGTGATTGATTTTGCCTGCCTAAAGCATCATCACCTTAGCTGCTCTTTATTTAAAGCCTCATTTTTTCAGCAGATGATTTACGAAGGACATATTTATTTTAGCCTGGCTTGCAATAAGGATGAGTTGATATATGACAATGGGGCCAGTGCCTTGCCTGCTTTAAAACAAGAAGGCCATCAGAAAAGAGTGGTCCAAACCAAAACGGAGTTTTATGCCGGACTGGAAAAGGCCAGGTCATTTTATAGCGCTGCCGAAAATTGCAGGAGCGGCAGTTTAACAATGGGGGCTTTTATGTTACACCAGGCCGCTGAACTTTGTTTAAGGGCATTGACAAAATCGCTGACCGGTCAGGACAAAACTACCCACAGTATAAGAGCACTCCTAAAATTTAGTCTGCGGATAACAACCCGGTTAACTACATTGATGAACTGCGGCGAAGCAGAGGATGAACGGTTAATGGGTGTTTTGGAAGCGGCTTATTTAGGTTATCGATATACCGAAAAATATACTGTGAGTGAGGGTGATTTAAATGTGTTTTTTGAACGGGTTAAAGTGCTGCACCGGCATACGGAGGAAGCTTTTTTAGACTGGTTGGCGAAGTATGAAGAATTGATTAGCCATACATGA
- a CDS encoding integrase: MKNSLYHFNQALRKLNPRYKNGAQIRQSEITGWLKEKDLRTVQYMAGHWYVNSTERYQTTNPEDLKEALNKYPR; encoded by the coding sequence ATGAAAAACAGTTTATACCACTTTAACCAGGCTTTGCGTAAACTTAACCCCAGGTATAAAAATGGAGCACAGATCCGGCAGAGTGAGATTACCGGATGGTTAAAAGAAAAGGACTTACGGACAGTACAGTATATGGCTGGCCATTGGTATGTAAACTCGACAGAGCGTTACCAGACCACCAATCCGGAAGATCTGAAAGAAGCATTGAATAAATACCCCCGTTGA
- a CDS encoding ORF6N domain-containing protein, whose product MSKTIFVSEEVIINKIYLVRGSKVMLDRDLAEMYGVETRTLNQAVKRNERRFPSDFMFQMTSEELSDWKSQNVISNKEKMGLRKPPSVFTEQGVAMLSSVLNSETAIEVNIQVIRTFTRIRQMLSGHTELRLDVEKIKKKLDNQDKNMEVVFRYLDELLEKKDQPQLERKSIGYKINPDKDK is encoded by the coding sequence ATGAGTAAAACTATCTTTGTTTCCGAAGAAGTCATCATTAATAAAATATACCTGGTTAGGGGCTCTAAAGTAATGCTTGATAGAGACCTTGCAGAAATGTATGGTGTAGAAACTCGTACGCTAAACCAAGCTGTAAAACGTAATGAAAGGCGGTTTCCAAGCGACTTTATGTTTCAGATGACCAGTGAGGAGTTGTCGGATTGGAAATCACAGAATGTGATATCCAATAAAGAGAAGATGGGGTTAAGGAAACCACCGAGTGTTTTTACCGAACAAGGTGTGGCAATGTTGTCAAGTGTGCTAAACAGCGAAACAGCAATAGAGGTAAATATACAGGTCATCAGAACCTTTACCCGCATCAGACAGATGTTGAGCGGACATACCGAACTTCGCTTAGATGTTGAGAAAATCAAAAAGAAACTGGACAATCAGGATAAAAACATGGAAGTAGTCTTTCGATATCTGGATGAATTGTTGGAGAAAAAAGATCAACCACAACTGGAGCGTAAAAGCATCGGTTATAAGATCAATCCTGATAAGGATAAATAA